A genomic region of Dactylococcopsis salina PCC 8305 contains the following coding sequences:
- the ltrA gene encoding group II intron reverse transcriptase/maturase yields the protein MPKANSTRRVYLPKPNGKKRPLGIPTVRDRVAQAMVKNILEPQWEAVFEPNSYGFRCGRSCHDAIAQCFTRVQGGRDTWVLDADIKGFFDNIAHESILIAIESVPRGDLIEGWLKTGYLDKGVLNPTDMGTPQGGVISPLLANIGLHGLEDFIKSVNPKLGVIRYADDFVVTSKDKESLEHILDQIKQWMLERGLEISSEKTRIVPMEEGFDFLGFNLRHYGGKLLIKPQKKKVLAFCKKIGETLSKMKACTQEEVIKVLNPLLRGFANYYRGVVSKETFSYISHRVWQYLWKWCCRRHPLKSKMWVRDRYFGSYKGNHWTFMCKGTGRGNKDTLFILYDIGSTPIVRHVKVKGTASPDDPSLRDYWQNRSLKIGKQKWAKGSKYEQVAKMQEHKCPVCGDSLYNGEEIETHHIVPAKDGGSDDAENLVHLHKACHKQVHSSKTKTKAGSKA from the coding sequence GTATTTGAGCCTAATTCTTATGGGTTTAGATGCGGTCGGAGTTGTCACGATGCCATAGCTCAATGTTTTACGAGAGTTCAAGGAGGACGTGACACTTGGGTTCTAGACGCTGATATTAAAGGATTCTTCGACAACATTGCCCATGAATCCATCCTGATAGCAATTGAGTCTGTTCCACGTGGGGATTTAATTGAAGGATGGTTAAAAACTGGTTATCTCGATAAGGGTGTACTGAATCCGACCGACATGGGAACACCACAAGGTGGAGTGATTAGCCCTCTACTAGCAAACATTGGGTTACACGGGTTGGAGGATTTTATTAAGTCAGTCAATCCGAAGCTCGGAGTTATTCGATATGCGGATGACTTCGTGGTTACTTCTAAGGATAAGGAAAGCCTAGAACACATACTTGACCAGATAAAGCAGTGGATGTTAGAACGAGGTCTGGAAATAAGCTCGGAGAAGACGAGAATCGTCCCAATGGAAGAAGGTTTTGACTTTCTTGGGTTCAACTTACGTCACTACGGTGGCAAACTATTGATTAAGCCCCAGAAAAAGAAGGTACTTGCCTTCTGTAAAAAGATTGGGGAAACTCTAAGCAAAATGAAAGCCTGTACTCAGGAAGAAGTCATTAAAGTCCTAAATCCACTTCTCCGAGGTTTTGCTAACTACTACAGAGGGGTGGTTAGCAAAGAAACCTTTAGTTACATCTCACATCGAGTGTGGCAATACCTCTGGAAATGGTGCTGTCGGCGACACCCCCTAAAGTCCAAAATGTGGGTACGAGATAGATATTTCGGTTCATACAAAGGGAATCATTGGACTTTCATGTGTAAAGGGACTGGTCGTGGAAATAAGGATACACTCTTTATCCTCTATGACATTGGTAGTACACCCATAGTAAGGCACGTGAAGGTCAAAGGGACAGCAAGCCCTGATGACCCCTCACTTCGGGATTACTGGCAAAATCGAAGCCTCAAGATAGGAAAACAAAAATGGGCAAAAGGTTCTAAATACGAGCAAGTAGCCAAGATGCAAGAGCATAAATGTCCTGTCTGTGGTGATAGCCTTTATAACGGAGAAGAAATCGAGACTCACCATATAGTACCTGCGAAAGACGGTGGCTCAGACGACGCTGAGAATCTAGTCCACTTACACAAAGCGTGTCATAAGCAGGTACACAGTTCAAAAACCAAGACGAAGGCTGGAAGTAAGGCTTGA
- a CDS encoding SDR family NAD(P)-dependent oxidoreductase: MKTLAGKIALVTGATRGIGKGIAIGLGEAGATVYITGRTLSPSGEESGTLTDTQTAVEAAGGVCFPVQVDHSDDEQVRQLFQRIDREQKGRLDVLVNNVFAGVSSIAQASGQPFWENEPDLWDAVNNVGLRSHYIASLFAARLMSQRQQGLICTISSWGGMSPIFGVAYGVGKAACDRLAAEMAQELKSKNVTSIALWPGIVGTEAISRFADQMSQEDIDPQTSVLRDRYNWETPLFTGRVIAALAAETNLQSLTGKVQIVAEVAQRYNLLDRDGNRPVSLRSLRFILPAAIPALRQASWLVPDFKVPWWLLLLGILPSPKI; encoded by the coding sequence ATGAAAACACTTGCAGGGAAAATCGCTCTAGTCACTGGTGCGACACGGGGAATTGGGAAGGGAATTGCCATTGGCTTAGGAGAAGCTGGCGCAACGGTTTATATTACAGGTCGCACCCTTTCCCCTTCTGGAGAGGAATCAGGAACGCTCACCGACACTCAAACGGCGGTAGAAGCAGCCGGTGGGGTTTGTTTTCCCGTACAGGTGGATCATAGTGATGATGAACAAGTCCGACAGTTGTTTCAGCGCATCGATCGAGAGCAAAAGGGCAGGCTTGATGTATTAGTCAATAATGTATTTGCAGGAGTAAGCTCGATCGCCCAAGCCTCGGGACAACCATTTTGGGAAAACGAACCCGACTTATGGGATGCGGTGAATAACGTAGGGCTACGGAGTCATTACATAGCGAGTTTATTCGCAGCACGGTTAATGAGTCAGCGTCAACAAGGATTAATTTGTACAATTTCCTCTTGGGGAGGAATGTCTCCCATTTTTGGGGTTGCTTATGGCGTAGGAAAAGCCGCTTGCGATCGATTAGCCGCAGAAATGGCACAGGAATTAAAATCAAAAAATGTTACTTCGATCGCCCTGTGGCCAGGTATTGTTGGAACAGAAGCGATTTCACGATTTGCTGATCAAATGAGCCAAGAAGACATTGATCCGCAAACTTCTGTCTTGCGCGATCGATATAATTGGGAAACTCCCCTTTTTACGGGACGAGTAATTGCTGCTTTAGCCGCAGAAACCAATTTACAATCTCTCACGGGAAAAGTGCAAATTGTCGCCGAAGTCGCTCAACGGTATAATTTGCTCGATCGAGACGGGAATCGTCCTGTTTCTTTGCGATCGTTGCGATTTATTCTTCCCGCAGCGATTCCAGCCTTAAGACAGGCTTCTTGGCTCGTTCCTGATTTTAAAGTACCTTGGTGGCTTCTTCTTTTAGGAATTTTACCCTCTCCTAAAATTTAA
- a CDS encoding YggS family pyridoxal phosphate-dependent enzyme, which yields MTGKITKRIQELSETLPSQVRLIAVTKTVSEEAIREAYAAGIRDFGENKIQEALTKQKALQDLKDIRWHFIGHLQTNKAKLALTHFDWIHTCDRVKLASRLDRLLGDLEITSPKILLQVKPLSDPNKYGWTIPELLDALPTLEQYHHLSIQGLMTILPFGQSAAETQTGFEKVRDLAQQIQSQNHHFSMKELSMGMSGDYPLAIEAGATMIRLGQTIFGKRPQ from the coding sequence ATGACTGGTAAAATCACAAAACGCATTCAAGAACTGAGTGAAACTTTACCGTCACAGGTGAGGTTGATTGCAGTAACAAAAACTGTATCGGAGGAAGCAATACGAGAAGCATACGCCGCAGGAATTCGAGATTTTGGTGAGAATAAAATCCAAGAAGCACTCACCAAACAAAAAGCATTACAAGATTTAAAAGATATTCGCTGGCATTTTATTGGTCATCTTCAAACCAATAAAGCGAAATTGGCTCTCACTCACTTTGATTGGATTCATACTTGTGATCGTGTAAAACTTGCCAGTCGGCTCGATCGACTCCTGGGCGATCTCGAAATCACTTCCCCGAAAATTCTCCTCCAAGTGAAACCGCTATCTGATCCCAACAAATACGGCTGGACAATTCCCGAATTATTAGACGCACTCCCCACTCTTGAACAGTATCATCATTTAAGTATTCAAGGTTTGATGACGATTCTCCCCTTTGGTCAATCCGCAGCAGAAACCCAAACTGGATTTGAGAAAGTCCGTGATTTAGCACAACAAATTCAATCTCAAAATCATCATTTTTCCATGAAAGAACTCTCAATGGGAATGTCTGGGGATTATCCTCTCGCCATAGAAGCAGGAGCAACCATGATTCGGTTAGGACAAACGATTTTTGGCAAACGTCCCCAATAG
- the pipX gene encoding transcriptional coactivator PipX, with translation MNTNETYINHPTFGLLYRVCIIESNQEIFATLYAQRLFFVVTVSEEGLTFESKSRSDARLMIENRLRKLRRLGAKEDYSLLNETYKRIFQ, from the coding sequence ATGAATACGAATGAAACCTATATAAATCACCCAACTTTTGGCTTACTTTACCGCGTTTGTATTATTGAGTCGAACCAAGAAATTTTTGCTACTCTTTATGCTCAACGTCTCTTTTTTGTAGTGACAGTGAGCGAGGAAGGATTAACCTTTGAAAGCAAAAGCCGCTCCGACGCTCGTCTGATGATAGAAAATCGGTTACGGAAACTGCGTCGTCTCGGCGCTAAGGAAGACTATTCCCTCTTAAATGAAACCTATAAACGTATTTTTCAATGA